Proteins encoded by one window of Actinocorallia herbida:
- a CDS encoding DMT family transporter — MEGTGLGWAFLAVAGTCVYFASFLLFQRAARRMPPLRGSRPIHTTMSMLSDPVWFTGGLLLFVGLAGQIVTFAMLPSNIAQPLLGFSLLLLLAYAAVVLRERLSRREWTMAALAVLAVVLLGLSGRSSAADLNTTDAWFPAPLILVIVPPAAIAGLVWLVGDRKAGGRHGRPLAGVAYGLSAGFCAGIAEAGARGIAAIWSVERSVAGVVSSPYPLLILGMAGVTLIQLQVALQRCRLIVVAVLIAVSGRTAVVLSSTVLYDETWPSDTGGTSLRWTGFALAVLAVLAFPRHEQNGTALAARRGAARKKILTPAVRARLAALLTEDPPTAFPGDTVPPAARDGSGPEPRFRPEPPGPPAHRTRRTEGTQPSLPIRSRKDLP; from the coding sequence GTGGAAGGAACGGGTCTCGGCTGGGCCTTCCTGGCCGTCGCGGGAACATGCGTCTACTTCGCGTCTTTCCTTCTGTTCCAGCGAGCGGCGCGAAGGATGCCGCCTTTGCGCGGAAGCCGACCGATCCATACGACGATGTCCATGCTGAGCGACCCCGTCTGGTTCACGGGCGGGTTGCTGCTGTTCGTCGGGCTCGCCGGGCAGATCGTCACCTTCGCCATGCTGCCCTCTAACATCGCCCAGCCCCTGCTCGGGTTCAGCCTGCTGCTCCTGCTGGCCTACGCCGCGGTCGTCCTGCGGGAGCGCCTCAGCCGGCGCGAGTGGACCATGGCCGCGCTCGCCGTGCTCGCGGTGGTCCTGCTCGGTCTGTCGGGCCGCTCGTCCGCCGCCGACCTGAACACCACCGACGCGTGGTTCCCCGCGCCGCTGATCCTCGTCATCGTCCCGCCCGCCGCCATCGCCGGTCTCGTCTGGCTCGTGGGCGACCGGAAGGCCGGCGGGCGGCACGGCAGGCCGCTCGCGGGCGTGGCCTACGGGCTCAGCGCGGGGTTCTGCGCGGGCATCGCCGAGGCCGGCGCCCGCGGGATCGCCGCGATCTGGTCGGTCGAACGCTCCGTCGCCGGCGTGGTGTCCTCGCCCTACCCGCTCCTGATCCTGGGCATGGCCGGGGTCACCCTCATCCAGCTCCAGGTCGCCCTCCAGCGGTGCAGGCTCATCGTCGTCGCCGTGCTCATCGCCGTCAGCGGCCGCACCGCTGTCGTGCTCTCGAGCACGGTGCTCTACGACGAGACGTGGCCCTCCGACACGGGCGGGACCTCCCTGCGCTGGACCGGTTTCGCCCTCGCCGTCCTCGCGGTCCTCGCCTTCCCCCGGCACGAGCAGAACGGGACGGCGCTCGCGGCCCGGCGCGGCGCCGCCCGAAAGAAGATCCTGACCCCCGCGGTGCGGGCGCGGCTCGCCGCCCTCCTCACCGAAGACCCCCCGACCGCCTTCCCCGGCGACACCGTTCCCCCGGCCGCCCGGGACGGCTCGGGCCCGGAACCCCGGTTCCGGCCCGAGCCCCCCGGCCCTCCTGCCCACCGCACCCGACGGACCGAGGGCACCCAGCCGTCGCTCCCCATCCGTTCACGGAAGGACCTGCCATGA
- a CDS encoding OsmC family protein, translating into MNEITVVHQEDDAYAIFIRDHVLHVDQPRAGGYDSGPTPLELFAASLAACVAYYARHHLKDHSLPHTGLEVGTHFTLLAGEPLRVGSISLDVRLPWSLRPSDQEDLLKAIDPCPILASLDVAPKVTATVTCSPTDRAAEPARTPQSLH; encoded by the coding sequence ATGAACGAGATCACGGTCGTCCACCAGGAGGACGACGCCTACGCCATCTTCATCCGCGACCACGTCCTGCACGTCGACCAGCCGCGCGCGGGCGGGTACGACTCGGGGCCCACGCCGCTCGAACTCTTCGCCGCGTCGCTCGCCGCCTGCGTCGCCTACTACGCCCGCCACCACCTGAAGGACCACAGTCTCCCCCACACCGGGCTCGAGGTGGGCACCCACTTCACCCTGCTCGCGGGCGAGCCGCTCCGCGTCGGATCGATCTCCCTCGACGTCCGCCTCCCCTGGTCGCTCAGGCCGAGCGACCAGGAGGACCTGCTCAAGGCCATCGATCCCTGCCCGATCCTCGCCTCCCTGGACGTCGCCCCCAAGGTCACCGCGACCGTCACCTGCTCCCCCACCGACCGCGCCGCGGAACCGGCCCGCACCCCCCAGTCCCTGCACTGA
- a CDS encoding quinone oxidoreductase family protein, protein MRTVRFHQYGGPDTLRVDEVPDPVPAAGELLIRVEAAGIGFADLQLRSGALRAWAPGLPLPYNPGHEAVGTVVDAGAATALIGTRVMVVSPAGGAYADLLTVPEAAVVPLPDGVDAHHALALLGQGTTAVGVLDKAGVAPGERVLVEAATGGVGSLLVQLAKHAGAEVIAAVHGEAKAAVARDLGADAIADLTDPEWAAGVGPVHAVLESIGGPVTRTALGLLQPSVGRMVVYGDLSGLPHAIDTETVYLRALSVLGFATALMPPERLAPLRDRAFALAATGTLKPLIGSTRPLTEAAAAHTAIESRTTIGKNTLVP, encoded by the coding sequence ATGCGCACCGTCCGCTTCCACCAATACGGCGGCCCCGACACCCTCCGGGTGGACGAGGTCCCCGACCCGGTGCCCGCCGCCGGAGAGCTGCTGATCCGGGTCGAGGCCGCGGGCATCGGCTTCGCCGACCTCCAGCTGCGCTCCGGCGCCCTGCGCGCCTGGGCCCCCGGCCTGCCCCTGCCGTACAACCCCGGCCACGAGGCGGTCGGCACGGTCGTCGACGCCGGGGCCGCCACCGCCCTGATCGGCACGCGGGTCATGGTCGTCTCGCCCGCCGGCGGCGCCTACGCGGACCTGCTGACGGTCCCCGAGGCCGCCGTCGTCCCCCTGCCCGACGGCGTCGACGCCCACCACGCCCTCGCACTCCTCGGTCAGGGCACGACCGCCGTCGGCGTCCTGGACAAGGCCGGCGTCGCGCCCGGCGAACGCGTCCTGGTCGAGGCGGCCACCGGCGGCGTCGGCAGCCTGCTCGTCCAGCTCGCCAAGCACGCCGGGGCCGAGGTGATCGCCGCGGTCCACGGCGAGGCCAAGGCGGCCGTCGCCCGCGACCTCGGCGCCGACGCGATCGCCGACCTCACCGACCCCGAATGGGCCGCCGGCGTCGGCCCGGTCCACGCGGTCCTGGAATCCATCGGCGGCCCCGTCACCCGCACCGCACTCGGCCTCCTCCAGCCCTCCGTGGGGCGCATGGTCGTCTACGGCGACCTCAGCGGCCTGCCGCACGCGATCGACACCGAGACCGTCTACCTCCGCGCCCTGTCCGTCCTCGGCTTCGCCACCGCCCTCATGCCCCCCGAACGCCTCGCCCCGCTCCGCGACCGCGCCTTCGCCCTGGCCGCCACCGGCACCCTCAAGCCCCTCATCGGCTCGACCCGCCCCCTCACCGAGGCCGCCGCCGCCCACACCGCCATCGAATCCCGCACCACGATCGGCAAGAACACCCTCGTCCCCTGA
- a CDS encoding TetR/AcrR family transcriptional regulator produces MRADAERNRRAILSAAYRLIVENGADQVSMNDIAAEAGVGKGTLFRRFTDREGLIAAVFEQLTQDWAPGALARLDDRSVPPVPRILRFVAELYDRMTVPGRPLLRAMSGGPGAERIRHYVIWQRHMAEVVAEARPDLRAEDAEFVAHSILNLPRGQFVDLLVETQGRSPEEIREGIIRVAHLTLTGAPLPDDAEA; encoded by the coding sequence ATGCGTGCGGACGCCGAACGGAACCGGCGCGCGATCCTGTCCGCCGCCTACCGGCTGATCGTGGAGAACGGCGCGGACCAGGTGTCCATGAACGACATCGCGGCGGAGGCCGGCGTGGGCAAGGGCACGCTCTTCCGGCGGTTCACCGACCGGGAGGGACTGATCGCGGCGGTGTTCGAGCAGCTCACCCAGGACTGGGCGCCGGGCGCACTGGCCCGGCTGGACGACCGGAGCGTCCCGCCCGTGCCGAGAATCCTCCGGTTCGTCGCCGAGCTCTACGACCGGATGACGGTGCCGGGACGGCCGCTCCTGCGCGCGATGTCCGGGGGTCCCGGGGCCGAGCGGATCAGGCACTATGTGATCTGGCAGCGCCATATGGCCGAGGTGGTCGCGGAGGCCCGGCCCGACCTCCGGGCGGAGGACGCCGAGTTCGTGGCGCACTCCATCCTCAACCTCCCCCGCGGCCAGTTCGTCGACCTGCTCGTCGAGACCCAGGGCAGGTCACCGGAGGAGATCCGGGAGGGCATCATCCGCGTCGCCCACCTGACGCTCACGGGCGCGCCCCTGCCGGACGACGCCGAAGCCTAG
- a CDS encoding VOC family protein, producing the protein MPRRDRYPPGAPCWAELTAQDLGEAVRFYGELFGWEIVPLREGYLRFTLDGAAVAGVWPEPASSGAAGWTVYFTVEDIRALTLLVEEAGGRVVMEPTELEDYGVLGGYLDPEGVHFMGWQPRSKAGAEVVAEDRTWAWTELFTRDMEAAESFYPRVFGWGRARQGLRVRWITEGRPVASMLPITPEVPDEALATWLVHFCVPDVEAAARRAEELGAHRIATYTDPLYGLGVSLTDPQNATFLLTSTSTALARARPPSREPDEDGPEGF; encoded by the coding sequence ATGCCGCGACGAGACCGGTATCCGCCGGGAGCACCCTGCTGGGCGGAGCTGACCGCCCAGGACCTCGGGGAGGCGGTGCGGTTCTACGGGGAACTCTTCGGGTGGGAGATCGTTCCGCTGCGGGAGGGCTACCTGCGGTTCACGCTCGACGGCGCCGCGGTGGCGGGGGTCTGGCCGGAGCCCGCCTCGAGCGGGGCCGCGGGCTGGACGGTGTACTTCACGGTCGAGGACATCCGGGCGCTGACCCTTCTGGTGGAGGAGGCGGGCGGCCGGGTCGTCATGGAGCCGACCGAACTGGAGGACTACGGGGTGCTCGGCGGTTACCTCGATCCCGAGGGCGTGCACTTCATGGGCTGGCAGCCGCGGAGCAAGGCGGGCGCCGAGGTCGTCGCGGAGGACCGCACCTGGGCGTGGACCGAGCTGTTCACCCGCGACATGGAGGCCGCCGAGTCTTTCTATCCGCGGGTGTTCGGCTGGGGGAGGGCCAGGCAGGGGCTGCGCGTCCGGTGGATCACCGAGGGGCGCCCGGTGGCCTCCATGCTGCCGATCACCCCCGAGGTCCCCGACGAGGCGCTCGCGACCTGGCTCGTGCACTTCTGCGTGCCCGATGTGGAGGCCGCGGCGCGGCGCGCGGAGGAGCTGGGCGCGCATCGCATCGCCACCTACACCGACCCGCTCTACGGACTCGGTGTGTCGCTCACCGACCCGCAGAACGCCACGTTCCTCCTGACCTCGACGTCCACCGCGCTGGCGCGCGCACGACCACCCTCCCGCGAGCCGGACGAGGACGGGCCGGAGGGGTTCTAG
- a CDS encoding MFS transporter, translated as MAGRRRLGRRFGWLWTAYAVSAYGTGLGFGALPLIAVLVLHAGPAEVSALSAVGPAVGALVAVPLAPWVEFRRKRPVMIMMDLARFAAMATIPVAYAFGRLGFVQLLVVSIVVAAAKIAFGAAGGAYLKSLVRPDDLLVANARFESTNWSSIAVGPPLGGAAIGLFGPVVTVAADAFSYLFSALAVTAIGGGEEAPRPAGAKTVGSGGVLDGWRHIMGHPGLRALYLNNMLVSGLIMATEPVLAVLLLRELDFAPWQYGLAFAAPCLGGLIGSRLARRVVVRHGRDRVFRVVGTLRAVWLIGLAFVGPGVVGLVTVMAVELAIIINMSLFTPVLATYRLEQTPKHLLARTLTAWSIGQQAAIAVLTALSGLLAAATGPRTVLTVAGLLILTTPLLLPRRNHPSQHEPEPSRSHS; from the coding sequence ATGGCGGGCAGAAGACGGTTGGGCCGGCGGTTCGGCTGGTTGTGGACGGCGTACGCGGTGAGCGCGTACGGGACCGGGCTGGGGTTCGGGGCGCTGCCCCTGATCGCCGTACTGGTGCTGCACGCCGGTCCCGCCGAGGTGTCCGCGCTGTCCGCGGTAGGGCCCGCGGTGGGTGCGCTGGTCGCGGTGCCGCTCGCGCCGTGGGTGGAGTTCCGGCGCAAGCGCCCGGTCATGATCATGATGGATCTGGCCCGGTTCGCGGCCATGGCGACGATCCCGGTCGCCTACGCCTTCGGACGGCTCGGGTTCGTCCAGCTGCTCGTGGTCTCGATCGTGGTCGCCGCGGCCAAGATCGCGTTCGGGGCGGCCGGCGGGGCCTACCTCAAGTCCCTCGTACGGCCGGATGACCTGCTCGTGGCCAACGCGCGGTTCGAATCCACGAACTGGAGCTCCATCGCGGTCGGGCCGCCGCTGGGCGGGGCGGCGATCGGCCTGTTCGGACCGGTCGTCACCGTGGCGGCCGACGCCTTCAGCTACCTGTTCTCCGCGCTGGCCGTCACCGCGATCGGCGGCGGGGAGGAGGCGCCGCGACCGGCCGGTGCCAAGACGGTCGGGTCCGGTGGGGTGCTCGACGGCTGGCGCCACATCATGGGGCATCCCGGGCTGCGGGCGCTCTACCTCAACAACATGCTCGTCTCCGGCCTGATCATGGCGACCGAGCCCGTACTGGCCGTGCTCCTGCTGCGCGAACTCGACTTCGCCCCGTGGCAGTACGGCCTCGCCTTCGCCGCCCCCTGCCTGGGCGGGCTCATCGGGTCCCGGCTGGCCCGGCGGGTCGTGGTCCGCCACGGCAGGGACCGGGTGTTCCGGGTCGTCGGCACCCTGAGGGCCGTCTGGCTGATCGGCCTGGCCTTCGTCGGCCCCGGCGTGGTCGGCCTCGTCACCGTGATGGCCGTCGAGCTGGCGATCATCATCAACATGAGCCTGTTCACCCCGGTGCTCGCCACCTACCGGCTCGAACAGACCCCGAAGCATCTCCTCGCCCGCACCCTGACGGCCTGGTCGATCGGCCAGCAGGCGGCCATCGCCGTCCTCACCGCGCTGTCCGGGCTGCTCGCCGCCGCCACCGGCCCGCGCACCGTTCTCACGGTTGCGGGACTGCTCATCCTGACCACCCCGCTCCTGCTTCCCCGAAGGAACCACCCGTCTCAGCACGAGCCGGAACCGTCCCGAAGCCACTCGTGA